A genome region from Bradyrhizobium commune includes the following:
- a CDS encoding DUF962 domain-containing protein: MAGYFQRQLADYVEYHRDPWNCAMHVVGILLLFTGATLPLTLVHFPVFGIEVSLAVILALPVLVYWLMLDAGVGLGILAAMIVLLSVATAIGNRVSIAMMWSIFAVLIGVGVASQIVGHKVFEERQPSMVDHPTHFLLGPMFVMAKLYIALGFRRDLAAILAPLPANSLSTR; the protein is encoded by the coding sequence ATGGCTGGCTATTTTCAACGCCAACTGGCCGATTATGTCGAATACCACCGCGATCCCTGGAACTGCGCGATGCATGTGGTCGGCATTCTTCTGCTCTTCACCGGTGCGACGCTGCCGCTGACGCTGGTCCATTTCCCGGTGTTCGGGATCGAGGTGAGCCTGGCGGTGATTTTAGCCCTGCCGGTGCTGGTTTACTGGCTGATGCTGGACGCCGGGGTCGGCCTCGGCATCCTCGCGGCCATGATCGTGCTGCTTTCGGTCGCAACGGCAATCGGCAATCGGGTCTCGATCGCCATGATGTGGTCGATTTTTGCGGTGCTGATCGGAGTTGGCGTCGCGTCGCAGATCGTCGGCCACAAGGTGTTTGAGGAGCGGCAGCCGTCGATGGTCGACCATCCCACGCATTTCCTGCTTGGACCGATGTTCGTCATGGCAAAATTATACATTGCACTGGGTTTTCGTCGCGACCTTGCCGCGATTCTCGCGCCTCTTCCGGCCAATTCCCTTTCAACCCGATAG
- a CDS encoding Spy/CpxP family protein refolding chaperone, which translates to MLRPVVGIAALALACLLAGAALAKGGHGGGHGGGHGGGHGGGHGGGHHGGGHFGGHGFGHAHVGGGPHGGGRFAAVARHGGPNFGQLRNAAVRPANLRNALNMQASAFRNGRLIGNPAARAQIAAAAALVGWHGAGGGWWQHPGGFYGWVGPLFWPFAYNDLYDYAIWGDGLGFWGYGYPDVYAGIFGPYGYDGLATYLPQRSSGRRQARGVPLDQLCGSDRREITGLPVDQIAASVQPTDAQGAALDALGNASIEAAAIIRASCPTQVAATAPGRLAAMQQRVEAMVQAVELVQPALDTFYGALADEQKARFNALADDQRRTTAASGNNASLVQNCAAPVGLDWPSAEIDARLHPSESQRGALQVLQDTSARVRDALKAACEPGDVMTPPARMAAVRKRLDTMLDGVKSVRAALEDFYATLNDEQKAQFEAIGPRRMS; encoded by the coding sequence ATGTTGCGACCAGTCGTTGGAATTGCCGCGCTGGCTCTGGCTTGCCTGCTGGCGGGTGCAGCACTGGCTAAGGGCGGTCATGGCGGTGGCCACGGTGGTGGCCATGGTGGTGGCCATGGCGGCGGTCACGGTGGTGGACATCACGGCGGCGGCCATTTCGGTGGTCATGGCTTCGGTCACGCCCATGTCGGCGGCGGGCCTCACGGCGGGGGCCGGTTCGCAGCCGTCGCGCGGCATGGCGGTCCGAACTTCGGCCAGCTACGCAACGCAGCCGTGCGTCCCGCCAATCTCCGCAATGCTCTGAACATGCAGGCCAGTGCGTTTCGGAACGGCCGCTTGATCGGCAATCCCGCGGCGCGGGCCCAGATTGCGGCCGCGGCCGCGCTGGTTGGCTGGCACGGCGCAGGTGGCGGATGGTGGCAACATCCCGGCGGCTTCTACGGCTGGGTCGGACCGCTGTTCTGGCCGTTCGCCTATAACGATCTCTACGACTATGCCATCTGGGGCGACGGTCTGGGCTTCTGGGGCTACGGCTATCCGGACGTCTACGCCGGCATCTTTGGCCCCTATGGCTATGATGGTCTTGCGACCTACCTGCCGCAACGTTCCTCGGGACGACGTCAGGCAAGGGGCGTCCCGCTCGATCAGCTTTGCGGCAGCGACCGCCGCGAGATCACCGGCCTGCCGGTCGATCAGATTGCCGCTTCAGTGCAACCGACGGACGCGCAGGGCGCGGCCCTCGACGCGCTCGGCAATGCCTCGATCGAGGCGGCAGCGATCATCCGCGCGTCGTGCCCGACGCAAGTCGCGGCCACGGCGCCTGGCCGTTTGGCGGCGATGCAGCAGCGCGTCGAGGCGATGGTGCAGGCCGTCGAGCTGGTGCAACCGGCGCTCGACACATTCTATGGGGCGCTCGCCGACGAGCAGAAGGCCCGTTTCAACGCGCTGGCCGACGACCAGCGCCGCACCACAGCAGCCTCCGGCAACAATGCGTCGCTGGTGCAGAATTGTGCTGCGCCCGTTGGGCTCGATTGGCCGAGCGCCGAGATCGACGCTCGGCTCCATCCGAGCGAGTCCCAGCGTGGTGCTCTGCAAGTGCTTCAGGACACCAGCGCCAGGGTCAGGGATGCGCTCAAGGCAGCGTGCGAGCCCGGCGACGTGATGACGCCGCCGGCGCGCATGGCCGCGGTCCGCAAGCGGCTCGATACGATGCTGGACGGCGTCAAATCGGTGCGCGCTGCGCTCGAGGATTTCTACGCCACGCTGAACGACGAGCAAAAGGCCCAATTCGAGGCGATCGGGCCGCGTCGGATGTCCTAA
- a CDS encoding ATP-dependent helicase — protein MIRMTEPSKITGVPDHQPAAGGIAARARASVGPKYLTGLNPEQREAVETLDGPVLVLAGAGTGKTRVLTTRIAHILSQGRARPAEILSVTFTNKAAREMKHRLGQMLGHAVEGMPWLGTFHSIGGRILRFHAELAQLKSNFTVLDVDDQVRLLKQLLQAENIDDKRWPARMLAGLIDGWKNRGLTPSQVPSGEAAMFANGKGGKLYASYQERLKILNGADFGDLLLENIRIFREHPDILRQYQQRFKFILVDEYQDTNVAQYLWLRLLSQAPSSLTSPRLRGEVASQGSAIARPSDAGEGDSPQAELVEAAPRPSPLPVKDGEREKSKNICCVGDDDQSIYGWRGAEVDNILRFDHDFPGAKVIRLERNYRSTGHILAAASHLIAHNEGRLGKTLRTEDQDGEKVTVTGSWDSEEEARGIGEEIEQIQRQGDKLNEIAILVRASYQMREFEDRFVTLGLPYRVIGGPRFYERAEIRDALAYLRVINSPADDLAFERIVNTPKRGLGDATVQMLHDHARKRRIPLFEAARAVVETDELKPKARGSLRDLITQFDRWRAQREVTAHTDLAQIVLDESGYTEMWQKDRSADAAGRLENLKELVRSMEEFENLQGFLEHISLVMDRDGGAEDDAVSLMTLHSAKGLEFDNVFLPGWEEGLFPSQRTLDEQGRAGLEEERRLGHVGLTRARRRAKIYFATNRRIHGTWSTTIPSRFLDELPAANVEITESKGGSAWGGTGGYGASRFDDMEAFGSSYSTPGWQRAQANRNRGAGRNGGGRSGFEEEASTFSSSSSAGPDFGSFSSRRRGPMTIEGELVAKSTGTTSEFALSDRVFHQKFGYGRVTKIDGNKLTIAFDKAGEKKVVDSFVQRA, from the coding sequence ATGATTCGCATGACCGAGCCAAGCAAGATCACAGGTGTCCCCGATCACCAGCCCGCAGCCGGCGGCATTGCCGCGCGTGCGCGCGCCTCGGTGGGCCCGAAATATCTGACCGGGCTCAATCCGGAGCAGCGCGAAGCAGTGGAGACGCTGGACGGCCCGGTTCTGGTCTTGGCCGGCGCCGGCACCGGCAAGACCCGCGTGCTCACCACGCGCATCGCCCACATCCTGAGCCAGGGCCGCGCGCGCCCCGCCGAGATCCTGTCGGTGACCTTCACCAACAAGGCCGCGCGCGAGATGAAGCACCGGCTCGGCCAGATGCTCGGCCACGCCGTGGAAGGCATGCCGTGGCTCGGCACCTTCCATTCCATCGGTGGCCGCATCCTGCGTTTCCATGCGGAGCTGGCGCAGCTCAAGTCGAATTTCACCGTGCTCGATGTCGACGACCAGGTGCGGCTGCTCAAGCAGCTTTTGCAAGCCGAGAACATCGACGACAAGCGCTGGCCAGCGCGGATGCTGGCCGGCCTGATCGACGGCTGGAAGAACCGCGGCCTGACGCCGTCGCAGGTGCCGTCAGGCGAAGCCGCGATGTTCGCCAACGGCAAGGGCGGCAAGCTCTATGCGAGCTACCAGGAGCGACTGAAGATTTTGAACGGCGCGGATTTCGGCGACCTGTTGCTGGAGAATATCCGCATTTTCCGCGAGCACCCGGATATCCTGCGGCAGTACCAGCAGCGCTTCAAATTCATCCTGGTCGACGAATATCAAGACACCAACGTCGCGCAGTATCTCTGGCTGCGGCTGTTGTCGCAGGCGCCGTCCTCTCTCACCTCTCCCCGCCTGCGGGGAGAGGTCGCATCGCAAGGCAGCGCAATTGCGCGCCCGAGCGATGCGGGTGAGGGGGACTCTCCACAAGCCGAGCTCGTGGAAGCAGCCCCTCGCCCCAGCCCTCTCCCCGTGAAAGACGGGGAGAGGGAGAAAAGCAAAAACATCTGCTGCGTCGGCGACGACGACCAGTCGATCTATGGCTGGCGCGGCGCCGAGGTCGACAACATCCTGCGCTTCGACCACGATTTCCCCGGCGCCAAGGTGATCCGTCTCGAGCGCAATTACCGCTCGACCGGCCATATCCTCGCCGCCGCCTCGCATCTGATCGCGCATAATGAAGGCCGGCTCGGCAAGACGCTGCGCACCGAGGACCAGGACGGCGAGAAGGTCACGGTCACCGGCTCCTGGGATTCGGAGGAGGAAGCCCGCGGCATCGGCGAGGAGATCGAGCAGATCCAGCGCCAGGGCGACAAGCTTAACGAGATCGCCATTCTCGTGCGCGCCTCCTACCAGATGCGCGAGTTCGAAGACCGCTTCGTCACGCTCGGCCTGCCCTACCGCGTGATCGGCGGCCCGCGCTTCTATGAGCGCGCCGAAATCCGCGACGCGCTGGCATATCTGCGCGTCATCAATTCACCGGCCGACGACCTCGCCTTCGAGCGCATCGTCAACACGCCGAAGCGCGGGCTTGGCGACGCCACCGTGCAGATGCTGCACGACCACGCCCGCAAGCGCCGCATTCCGCTGTTCGAGGCGGCGCGCGCCGTGGTCGAGACCGACGAGCTGAAGCCGAAGGCGCGCGGCTCGCTGCGCGATCTCATCACCCAATTCGACCGCTGGCGCGCCCAGCGCGAAGTCACCGCGCACACCGATCTCGCCCAGATCGTGCTCGACGAAAGCGGCTATACCGAGATGTGGCAGAAGGACCGTTCGGCGGATGCCGCCGGCCGTCTCGAAAACCTCAAGGAGCTGGTGCGCTCGATGGAGGAGTTCGAGAACCTGCAAGGTTTCCTCGAGCACATCTCACTGGTGATGGACCGCGACGGTGGCGCCGAGGACGACGCGGTGTCGCTGATGACGCTGCATTCGGCCAAGGGGCTCGAATTCGACAACGTGTTCCTGCCCGGCTGGGAGGAAGGCCTGTTCCCGAGCCAGCGCACGCTGGACGAACAGGGGCGCGCGGGGCTGGAGGAAGAGCGCCGCCTCGGCCATGTCGGCCTCACCCGCGCGAGGCGCCGCGCAAAAATCTATTTTGCCACCAACCGGCGGATCCATGGCACCTGGTCGACCACGATCCCGTCGCGCTTCCTCGACGAATTGCCGGCGGCCAATGTCGAGATCACGGAATCCAAGGGCGGCTCGGCCTGGGGCGGCACCGGCGGTTATGGCGCCTCGCGCTTCGACGACATGGAGGCGTTCGGGTCCAGCTATTCGACACCCGGCTGGCAGCGGGCGCAGGCCAACCGCAACCGCGGCGCTGGTCGCAATGGCGGCGGCAGAAGTGGCTTTGAGGAAGAGGCTTCGACGTTCTCGTCCTCCTCGTCGGCCGGGCCCGATTTCGGCAGCTTCTCCTCGCGCCGCCGCGGGCCGATGACGATCGAGGGCGAGCTGGTCGCCAAATCCACCGGCACGACCTCGGAATTCGCACTCTCCGACCGCGTCTTCCACCAGAAGTTCGGCTACGGCCGCGTCACCAAGATCGACGGCAACAAGCTGACCATCGCCTTCGACAAGGCCGGCGAGAAGAAGGTCGTGGACAGTTTTGTACAGCGGGCGTGA
- a CDS encoding SulP family inorganic anion transporter translates to MPQDVHAKGSAKRGWPLFQSLASYALPGDLIAGLTLAAIAIPEQMATARLGGFAPQIGFFAFMAGSLGFALLGGNRFLSCGADSTITPIFAGGLAALAAAGTPDYQELAIALALMVGAMMLAGGAFRLGGIANLLSMPVMVGFLAGISVHIIVSQLPGVLGLESPSGPTLGRIGVLATELGRTNPVTLCIGFGVLAVVVVSEKISAKIPGALIGLVAATLATIALGLESKGVNVVGSVPGTLPRPTLPVLAPELWVRLVPLAFVITVVVMVQTAATTRSFPSDPDKPADVDRDFLGAGAGSVLGGLFGAFPVNASPPRTGIVAETGGQSQLAGLAAAVIVLLLLAFGTGLLRHVPDAALGGILLFVALRIIRLNQIVTIYRQSFSEFLLIVATAALIIVLPIQQGAFLGIVLSLLHGIWSTTRARLVEFERVPGTTIWWPAHPHIAGERIAGVAVIGLQAPLSFLNAPGFRSDVTKVLTTATPQLLVLEASGMVEIDFTAAQILLDVFKACSEQGVTVALARLESVRAQDAFERFRLFDALPKQHVFHSVDEAVRTLAN, encoded by the coding sequence ATGCCGCAAGACGTACACGCCAAAGGATCAGCCAAGCGGGGATGGCCGCTCTTCCAATCGCTCGCCTCCTATGCTCTGCCCGGCGATCTCATCGCGGGCCTGACGCTGGCGGCGATTGCGATCCCCGAGCAGATGGCGACCGCGCGGCTCGGCGGCTTCGCGCCGCAGATCGGCTTCTTCGCCTTCATGGCGGGTTCGCTTGGCTTTGCCTTGCTCGGCGGCAACCGATTCCTGTCCTGCGGCGCCGACTCCACGATCACGCCGATCTTTGCCGGTGGCCTTGCCGCGCTCGCCGCTGCCGGTACGCCCGACTATCAGGAGCTGGCGATCGCGCTGGCGCTGATGGTCGGCGCGATGATGCTGGCCGGCGGCGCGTTTCGGCTCGGCGGCATCGCCAATCTGTTGTCGATGCCGGTGATGGTCGGCTTCCTCGCCGGCATCTCGGTCCACATCATCGTCTCGCAATTGCCGGGCGTGCTCGGGCTGGAATCGCCGAGCGGGCCGACGCTCGGTCGCATCGGCGTGCTCGCAACCGAGCTCGGCCGGACCAATCCGGTTACGCTTTGCATCGGCTTCGGTGTGCTGGCCGTGGTCGTCGTCTCCGAGAAGATCAGTGCAAAAATTCCGGGCGCGCTGATCGGGCTCGTCGCCGCGACGCTCGCCACAATCGCGCTCGGCCTCGAGAGCAAGGGCGTCAACGTCGTAGGCAGCGTGCCCGGTACGCTGCCGCGGCCGACCCTGCCGGTGCTTGCGCCGGAGCTCTGGGTGCGCCTCGTGCCGCTCGCCTTCGTCATCACTGTCGTGGTGATGGTGCAGACCGCCGCCACGACACGATCGTTCCCGTCCGATCCCGACAAGCCTGCCGATGTCGACCGCGACTTCCTCGGCGCCGGCGCCGGCAGCGTACTCGGCGGCCTGTTCGGAGCCTTCCCCGTCAATGCCAGTCCGCCGCGGACCGGCATCGTCGCCGAGACCGGCGGACAATCGCAGCTCGCGGGCCTTGCCGCGGCAGTCATCGTGCTGTTGCTGCTCGCTTTCGGGACCGGGTTGTTGCGCCACGTACCGGACGCCGCACTCGGCGGCATCCTGCTGTTCGTCGCCCTGCGCATCATCCGCCTGAACCAGATCGTCACGATCTATCGCCAGTCCTTCAGCGAATTTTTGCTGATCGTCGCCACCGCCGCATTGATCATCGTGCTGCCGATCCAGCAGGGCGCGTTTCTCGGCATCGTGCTGTCGCTGCTCCACGGCATCTGGAGCACCACGCGCGCACGCCTCGTGGAGTTCGAGCGCGTGCCGGGCACAACGATCTGGTGGCCGGCACATCCGCACATCGCCGGCGAGCGCATCGCCGGCGTCGCCGTGATCGGGCTCCAGGCGCCGCTGTCCTTCCTCAACGCGCCCGGCTTCCGCAGCGACGTGACCAAGGTGCTTACGACGGCCACACCGCAACTTTTGGTGCTGGAGGCGAGCGGCATGGTCGAGATCGACTTCACCGCCGCGCAGATTTTGCTCGACGTGTTCAAGGCGTGCAGCGAACAGGGCGTGACGGTCGCGCTTGCACGGCTGGAATCAGTGCGCGCGCAGGACGCCTTCGAGCGCTTCAGATTGTTCGACGCGCTGCCGAAGCAGCACGTCTTCCACAGCGTGGACGAGGCGGTGCGAACGCTGGCAAATTAG
- a CDS encoding thioesterase family protein, with amino-acid sequence MPETVVSSPKAEPFRSSIMQIEPQWIDYNGHLNMAYYNVMFDRAIDELWLELGIGPVYKQERHGSTFTAECHVRYLREIHLGDPVQILVWLLEADDKRLHTFEELRHGTEGWLSATSENMSLHMDMKARRVAAFPPDIQARIAEIAKAHSALPRPEGIGRSVAMPSKR; translated from the coding sequence ATGCCGGAGACCGTCGTCTCATCGCCCAAGGCCGAGCCGTTCCGCTCGTCGATCATGCAGATCGAGCCGCAATGGATCGACTATAACGGCCATCTCAACATGGCCTATTACAACGTGATGTTCGACCGTGCGATCGACGAGCTCTGGCTCGAGCTCGGGATCGGCCCGGTCTACAAGCAGGAACGCCACGGCTCGACCTTCACGGCCGAATGCCATGTGCGGTATCTGCGCGAGATCCATCTCGGCGATCCCGTGCAGATTTTGGTGTGGCTGCTGGAGGCCGACGACAAGCGGCTGCACACGTTCGAGGAGCTGAGGCACGGCACCGAAGGCTGGCTGTCGGCGACCTCCGAGAACATGTCGCTGCACATGGACATGAAAGCGCGGCGCGTTGCGGCGTTTCCACCCGATATCCAGGCGCGTATCGCCGAGATCGCCAAGGCTCACAGCGCCCTGCCGCGACCCGAGGGCATCGGCCGGAGCGTGGCGATGCCCTCCAAACGTTAG
- a CDS encoding FAD-binding oxidoreductase has translation MGTTVTNNPPRVEPKALASALEQLAARFGNRLITSQAVREQHGHTTTWIVNQPPDGVVMAQETADIQDVVRICAKQGVPVIPFGTGTSLEGQVNAPAGGISIDLRDMNKVLAVHAEDLDCVIQPGVTRKALNEHLRDQGLFFPIDPGADASLGGMASTRASGTNAVRYGTMRDSVLALKVVRGDGEIITTGTRAKKSSAGYDLTHLFVGAEGTLGIISELTIRLRGIPETIAAGAVSFETVHGACQAVILAIQTGIPVARIELLNAAQVKACNAYSKLTLPETPLLLMEFHGSEIEVGEQSKAFGEIAKDCGGGDFSWTTKPEDRTKLWQARHDAYWSVKALRPGDSVGVVATDVCVPISRLAECVDETEEDLKRLNLLSPIVGHVGDGNFHCSLVCDTNDADEMARGEEFMHRLVERAQAMDGTCTGEHGIGQGKQKYLKAELGPEALDAMRALKKALDPQNIFNPGKIVPEV, from the coding sequence GTGGGTACGACCGTCACCAATAATCCGCCGCGCGTCGAGCCGAAAGCCCTCGCAAGCGCGCTGGAGCAGCTTGCCGCACGCTTCGGCAACCGCCTGATCACCTCGCAGGCCGTGCGCGAGCAGCACGGCCATACCACGACATGGATCGTCAACCAGCCGCCGGACGGTGTGGTGATGGCGCAGGAGACCGCCGACATCCAGGACGTGGTGCGGATCTGCGCCAAACAAGGCGTGCCCGTCATACCCTTCGGCACCGGCACCTCGCTCGAGGGCCAGGTCAATGCGCCCGCCGGCGGCATCTCGATCGATCTGCGCGACATGAACAAGGTGCTCGCGGTGCATGCCGAGGACCTCGACTGCGTGATCCAGCCCGGCGTCACCCGCAAGGCGCTGAACGAGCATCTGCGCGACCAGGGCCTGTTCTTCCCGATCGATCCCGGCGCCGATGCTTCGCTCGGCGGAATGGCCTCGACCCGCGCTTCGGGCACCAATGCGGTACGCTACGGCACCATGCGCGACAGCGTGCTGGCACTGAAGGTGGTGCGTGGCGACGGCGAGATCATCACGACCGGCACGCGCGCCAAGAAATCATCCGCCGGCTACGACCTGACGCATCTGTTCGTCGGCGCCGAAGGCACGCTCGGCATCATCTCCGAACTCACGATCCGCTTGCGCGGCATTCCCGAGACGATCGCGGCCGGCGCGGTGTCGTTCGAGACCGTGCACGGGGCGTGTCAGGCGGTGATCCTGGCGATCCAGACCGGCATTCCGGTAGCGCGTATCGAGCTCTTGAATGCCGCGCAGGTGAAGGCCTGCAATGCGTATTCAAAGCTGACGCTGCCAGAGACGCCGCTGCTCTTGATGGAATTCCACGGCAGCGAGATCGAGGTCGGAGAGCAGTCCAAGGCGTTCGGCGAGATCGCAAAGGATTGCGGCGGCGGCGATTTCTCTTGGACCACCAAGCCGGAGGATCGCACAAAACTGTGGCAGGCGCGGCACGATGCCTACTGGTCCGTGAAGGCGCTGCGGCCCGGCGATAGCGTCGGCGTGGTTGCGACCGACGTCTGCGTGCCGATCTCGCGGCTCGCCGAGTGCGTCGACGAAACCGAGGAAGATCTCAAGCGGCTCAACCTGTTGTCTCCGATCGTCGGCCATGTCGGCGACGGCAATTTCCACTGCTCGCTGGTCTGCGACACCAACGATGCCGACGAGATGGCGCGCGGCGAGGAGTTCATGCATCGCCTCGTGGAGCGCGCGCAGGCGATGGACGGCACCTGCACCGGCGAGCACGGCATCGGCCAGGGCAAGCAGAAATATCTCAAGGCGGAGCTCGGCCCCGAGGCACTCGACGCGATGCGTGCGCTGAAAAAGGCACTCGATCCGCAGAACATCTTCAACCCCGGCAAGATCGTGCCAGAGGTGTAG
- a CDS encoding caspase family protein encodes MRRPVFRSLILASGLLALTQMMTPTDAAAEARLALVIGQSAYRTVPELPNAANDAKGMAEMLGNAGFNVTAAPNLDQNAMRQAISDFAGKVSASGADTVALVFYAGHGLQIDGENYLVPVDLDPKREADIPLQGVRLNDMLNTLGALPTRARIFMLDACRNNPFPALSGAGHGLAIVDTKAGAPGSFISYSTSPGAEAEDGTGVDSPYTTAALSVAKQPNIPIEEVFKRIRISVAQSTDGRQIPWESSSLTTDFKFFGAESNSGQPPASGADSMALASATRSVEDWRKELQGKDAKVAYDLVIADDTVPAYQAYVELYTQAVYAPRLRTVLERRRQMLAWDRALAINTRASYEAYLVNWDNSDLAATARRLLLRVQNRNYVLPVVAAAVPAPVAVALAPTCPCSTPTTPATPINPTVAPIIKKRVDDTPPKRKVVDTPPKSRKPPPDEVVEHAPPPQDRGPPPGAIMQGIGIGIGIGMGMGGGGRGGGEMNHGGEGYHRGY; translated from the coding sequence ATGCGCCGTCCAGTCTTTCGTAGTTTAATTCTTGCCTCCGGCCTCCTTGCGCTCACGCAAATGATGACGCCGACAGACGCCGCGGCCGAAGCGCGGCTTGCACTCGTGATCGGCCAATCCGCGTATCGCACCGTGCCGGAGCTGCCCAACGCCGCCAATGACGCCAAGGGCATGGCCGAGATGCTCGGCAATGCCGGCTTCAACGTCACCGCGGCACCGAACCTGGACCAGAACGCGATGCGCCAGGCGATCTCGGATTTCGCCGGCAAGGTCAGCGCCAGCGGCGCCGACACCGTCGCACTGGTGTTCTATGCCGGCCACGGCTTGCAGATCGACGGCGAGAACTATCTCGTGCCGGTCGATCTCGATCCCAAGCGCGAAGCCGACATTCCTCTGCAAGGCGTGCGGCTGAACGACATGCTCAACACGCTCGGCGCGCTGCCGACGCGGGCACGCATCTTCATGCTCGACGCCTGCCGCAACAATCCCTTCCCGGCGCTCAGCGGTGCCGGCCACGGCCTTGCGATCGTCGACACCAAGGCCGGCGCGCCCGGCTCCTTCATCTCCTATTCGACCTCGCCCGGCGCCGAAGCCGAGGACGGCACCGGCGTCGACAGCCCCTACACCACCGCGGCGCTTTCGGTCGCAAAGCAACCGAACATCCCGATCGAGGAAGTGTTCAAGCGCATCCGCATCTCGGTGGCGCAGTCGACCGACGGGCGCCAGATCCCCTGGGAAAGCTCGTCGCTGACGACCGACTTCAAGTTCTTCGGCGCCGAGAGCAACAGCGGTCAGCCCCCTGCTTCGGGCGCGGACTCGATGGCGCTCGCCAGCGCAACGCGCAGCGTCGAGGACTGGCGCAAGGAATTGCAGGGCAAGGACGCCAAGGTCGCCTATGATCTCGTGATCGCCGACGACACGGTGCCGGCGTATCAGGCTTACGTCGAGCTGTACACGCAAGCCGTCTACGCCCCGCGCCTGCGCACGGTGCTGGAGCGCCGGCGCCAGATGCTCGCATGGGATCGCGCATTGGCGATCAACACCCGCGCCTCCTACGAGGCCTATCTGGTGAACTGGGACAACAGCGACTTGGCTGCGACCGCGCGTCGGCTGCTGCTCCGCGTGCAGAACCGCAATTATGTATTGCCTGTCGTGGCTGCTGCGGTTCCTGCTCCGGTCGCCGTTGCGCTAGCGCCGACATGTCCGTGCTCGACGCCGACGACCCCGGCAACGCCGATCAACCCGACAGTCGCGCCGATCATCAAGAAGCGCGTCGACGACACGCCGCCGAAGCGCAAGGTGGTCGACACGCCGCCCAAATCGCGCAAGCCGCCGCCTGACGAAGTGGTCGAGCACGCGCCGCCACCGCAGGACCGCGGCCCGCCGCCCGGCGCGATCATGCAAGGGATCGGCATCGGTATCGGCATCGGCATGGGCATGGGCGGCGGCGGCCGCGGCGGCGGCGAGATGAACCACGGCGGCGAAGGCTATCACAGGGGATACTGA
- a CDS encoding type II toxin-antitoxin system HicB family antitoxin codes for MPHYIAIIEDAGPDDAVGLWFPDLPGCVSGGDDFDEALENAPEAIAFYAKELTEDGRELPPPRTLDQLKADPEFADGLRNHTVVLIEFPPSADAEE; via the coding sequence ATGCCTCACTACATCGCCATCATCGAGGATGCCGGCCCGGACGATGCCGTGGGCCTATGGTTTCCCGACCTGCCCGGCTGCGTCTCCGGCGGCGACGATTTCGACGAGGCGCTGGAGAATGCGCCCGAGGCGATCGCATTCTATGCGAAGGAGCTGACCGAGGACGGCCGCGAGCTTCCTCCGCCGCGGACATTGGACCAGCTCAAGGCCGACCCGGAATTTGCCGACGGCCTCCGGAACCACACGGTCGTCCTGATCGAATTTCCTCCCAGCGCCGACGCCGAGGAGTGA
- a CDS encoding OmpA family protein produces MRAVKHTTAGIGIALGLALLAGAAGAQTAPTRDDIVGKLNHFEEAPEVDLPALKQQVMERAKARIKNDPGPVNRPLIAPDLAKLPAFNAQIQFDADTPIIQPESYQTVGRIADAMVHASLLPYTFLIVGHVESNQKTREANAILSQRRADAIRDVLVNTFKISTKRLQPIGLGEEQFLDRAKPTSAVNGQLQILTFAKLPEDEPARPAAAAGPAAKKPAKKH; encoded by the coding sequence ATGCGCGCCGTCAAGCATACCACTGCTGGAATTGGCATCGCGCTGGGACTGGCCCTGCTCGCGGGCGCCGCCGGCGCGCAGACGGCGCCGACCCGCGACGACATCGTCGGCAAGCTCAATCATTTCGAGGAAGCGCCCGAGGTTGACCTCCCCGCGTTGAAGCAGCAGGTGATGGAGCGGGCCAAGGCCAGGATCAAGAACGATCCGGGTCCGGTGAACCGGCCGCTGATCGCGCCCGACCTCGCCAAGCTGCCGGCCTTCAACGCCCAGATCCAGTTCGACGCCGACACGCCGATCATCCAGCCGGAGTCCTATCAGACCGTCGGCCGCATCGCGGACGCAATGGTTCATGCCTCGCTGCTGCCCTACACCTTCCTGATCGTCGGCCATGTCGAGTCCAATCAGAAGACGCGGGAAGCCAACGCGATCCTGAGCCAGCGCCGGGCGGACGCGATCCGTGACGTGCTGGTGAACACGTTCAAGATCTCGACCAAGCGGCTTCAGCCGATCGGTCTTGGCGAGGAGCAGTTCCTGGACCGCGCCAAGCCGACCTCGGCGGTCAACGGCCAGTTGCAAATCCTGACCTTTGCCAAATTGCCCGAGGACGAGCCTGCGCGCCCCGCTGCCGCAGCCGGGCCTGCGGCGAAAAAACCCGCCAAGAAACACTGA
- a CDS encoding DUF1328 domain-containing protein, whose amino-acid sequence MLSWVVTFLVIALIAGILGFGGIAGASIEIAKIIFFIAIVLFLVSAVVGLARGRRI is encoded by the coding sequence ATGTTGAGCTGGGTTGTAACGTTTCTGGTTATCGCATTGATCGCCGGTATCCTGGGCTTTGGCGGCATCGCCGGCGCGTCGATCGAAATCGCCAAGATCATCTTCTTCATCGCAATCGTGCTGTTCCTGGTCTCGGCCGTGGTCGGCCTCGCCCGCGGCCGCAGGATCTAG